A genomic stretch from Caldicellulosiruptoraceae bacterium PP1 includes:
- the tyrS gene encoding tyrosine--tRNA ligase: protein MDLMHQFKVFKKGAHEIISEEELLNKLKEDRPLNIKLGLDPNVPDVHLGHAVVLRKLKQLQDLGHNIILILGDFTAMIGDPTGKSETRKQLTKDQVRSNAEPFKEQILKILDPQKTTIRFNSEWLEPMNFLDVINLTSKYTVARMLERETFKQRMEKNLPLSIHEFFYPLMQGYDSVAIDADVELGATEQKFNILMGRTLQKEYGCKRIQVALLMPILVGTDGINKMSKSLGNYIGINEAPEIMYGKVMSIPDEVMISYYELTTDIEPEEIEEISAKLKEGTLHPRDAKMRLAFEVVKLYHGEEKAKFAQDEFVKVFQKKDIPDNIPEVIVSKLESNVWLPRFLNQNKLCSSTSEGVRLIKSGAVKINSQKVENQDYTFSNGDVIQVGKLKFIKVIVE, encoded by the coding sequence ATGGATTTAATGCATCAATTCAAAGTATTTAAAAAAGGAGCACATGAAATAATATCTGAGGAAGAATTATTAAATAAATTAAAAGAGGATAGACCTCTCAATATTAAATTAGGTCTTGATCCTAATGTGCCCGATGTTCACTTAGGTCATGCTGTTGTCTTAAGAAAACTTAAGCAATTACAAGATCTTGGACACAATATTATATTGATTCTTGGAGATTTTACTGCTATGATTGGGGATCCAACAGGAAAGAGTGAAACACGTAAACAACTTACAAAAGATCAAGTTAGATCTAATGCAGAACCATTCAAAGAACAGATTTTAAAAATACTTGATCCTCAAAAAACAACAATAAGATTTAATAGTGAATGGTTAGAACCAATGAATTTTTTAGATGTTATTAATCTTACATCAAAGTATACTGTTGCAAGGATGCTTGAGAGAGAGACATTTAAACAGAGAATGGAGAAAAATCTTCCACTATCAATACATGAATTTTTCTATCCACTAATGCAGGGATATGATTCTGTTGCCATTGATGCTGATGTTGAATTAGGGGCAACTGAACAAAAATTCAATATACTAATGGGAAGAACATTACAGAAAGAATATGGATGTAAGAGAATACAAGTTGCATTACTTATGCCAATACTTGTAGGAACAGATGGTATAAATAAGATGAGCAAGAGTTTAGGTAACTATATTGGCATTAATGAAGCACCAGAAATAATGTATGGAAAAGTTATGTCTATTCCTGATGAAGTAATGATTTCTTATTATGAATTAACTACTGATATTGAACCTGAAGAAATAGAAGAAATATCAGCAAAATTAAAAGAAGGAACTCTTCATCCCCGTGATGCCAAGATGAGATTAGCTTTTGAAGTTGTTAAACTATATCATGGAGAGGAAAAAGCAAAGTTTGCACAAGATGAATTTGTTAAAGTATTCCAGAAAAAAGATATTCCAGACAACATACCTGAAGTAATTGTGAGTAAACTAGAATCAAATGTATGGTTACCAAGGTTTTTAAACCAGAATAAATTGTGTAGTTCGACTAGCGAAGGAGTAAGGCTTATCAAAAGTGGAGCTGTAAAAATTAATTCTCAAAAGGTAGAAAATCAAGATTATACTTTTTCAAATGGTGATGTAATTCAAGTAGGAAAGTTAAAATTTATTAAAGTTATTGTAGAATAA
- a CDS encoding iron-containing alcohol dehydrogenase: protein MYTYFMPTKIFFGLNCISENHQYFKLGKKAFIVTSPSSFKNNAINDVITALKKNQIDYYIYSSIEQNPSTEQIEHVSRMAIENKADFVIGIGGGSPLDAAKAIAVLAANSDKNSSFLFEGKIEKCLPIISVPTTCGTGSEVTQYSILTLHNIQNKKSFSSELIFSKFAFIDYKYLETLPYEILVDTSFDALSHIIEGFLSNRNNTLIYNFASKGLLLYSEIKEHLINKRINMSTLENLAYISLIGGIVIAHTGTLVVHPLGYNYTYFHGIPHGRANAILLSNFLYLESKYIPNDVNEVLKYLDFKYIEDFNNYVSMFYPNVKPKLTEDEIDFYSSRAIASKNVNSLKHEISLDELKQILK from the coding sequence TTGTATACATATTTTATGCCTACAAAGATATTCTTTGGTCTAAATTGTATATCAGAAAATCACCAATATTTCAAACTTGGTAAAAAGGCATTTATTGTGACATCTCCTTCTTCTTTCAAAAACAACGCAATAAATGACGTTATAACAGCTCTTAAAAAAAATCAAATAGATTATTATATATATAGTTCAATAGAACAAAATCCTTCAACCGAACAAATAGAGCATGTAAGCCGAATGGCAATTGAAAATAAGGCTGATTTTGTAATTGGGATAGGTGGTGGGTCCCCTTTAGATGCAGCCAAAGCAATAGCTGTTTTAGCTGCAAATAGTGATAAAAATAGCAGTTTTTTATTTGAAGGAAAAATAGAAAAATGTTTACCAATAATATCAGTTCCAACAACATGTGGAACAGGAAGTGAGGTAACACAATACTCAATTTTAACATTGCATAATATCCAAAATAAAAAGAGCTTTTCATCAGAACTTATTTTCTCTAAATTTGCATTTATTGATTATAAATATTTAGAAACTCTACCTTATGAAATACTTGTTGACACCTCTTTTGATGCATTGTCTCATATAATTGAAGGATTTTTATCGAACAGAAATAATACTTTAATATATAACTTTGCTTCCAAAGGTCTTTTATTATATTCTGAAATAAAAGAGCATTTAATTAATAAGAGAATTAATATGAGCACCCTTGAAAATTTAGCTTATATTTCCCTTATTGGAGGTATTGTTATTGCTCACACTGGAACGTTAGTTGTTCATCCTTTAGGATACAATTATACATATTTTCATGGTATACCTCATGGAAGGGCTAACGCTATTTTATTATCAAATTTTCTGTATCTTGAGTCAAAATATATTCCTAATGATGTAAATGAGGTTTTAAAATATCTTGATTTTAAATATATTGAGGATTTCAATAATTATGTCTCAATGTTTTATCCTAATGTAAAGCCTAAATTAACTGAAGATGAAATAGATTTTTACTCAAGTCGTGCAATAGCTTCGAAAAATGTTAATAGTTTAAAACACGAGATATCACTTGATGAATTAAAACAAATATTAAAATAA